One part of the Pseudomonas sp. MYb118 genome encodes these proteins:
- a CDS encoding NAD(P) transhydrogenase subunit alpha: MEELISPGIYNLIIFVLAIYVGYHVVWNVTPALHTPLMAVTNAISAIVIVGAMLAAALTVTPLGKTMGTLAVALAAVNVFGGFLVTRRMLEMFKKKAPKAAKEEAPK, translated from the coding sequence ATGGAAGAGCTCATCTCCCCCGGTATCTACAACCTGATCATCTTCGTGCTGGCGATTTATGTCGGTTATCACGTGGTCTGGAACGTTACACCCGCGCTGCACACGCCACTGATGGCGGTGACCAACGCGATCTCGGCGATCGTGATCGTCGGCGCCATGCTCGCCGCCGCCCTGACCGTCACGCCTCTGGGCAAGACCATGGGCACCCTGGCCGTGGCCCTGGCAGCGGTAAACGTGTTCGGTGGCTTCCTGGTCACCCGCAGAATGCTTGAGATGTTCAAGAAAAAAGCCCCGAAAGCCGCAAAAGAAGAGGCGCCCAAGTAA
- a CDS encoding Re/Si-specific NAD(P)(+) transhydrogenase subunit alpha translates to MHIGVPLETQPGETRVAATPETIKKLISQGHKVTVQSGAGVKASVIDSAYEAAGATIGSAGDALGAELILKVVAPNDSELALIKSGTIVVGMLNPFSNETIAKLAECGITAFALEAAPRTSRAQSLDVLSSQANIAGYKAVLLAAHHYPRFMPMLMTAAGTVKAARVLILGAGVAGLQAIATAKRLGAVIEASDVRPAVKEQIESLGAKFVDVPYETDEERECAVGVGGYARPMPASWMQRQAQAVHERAKQADIVITTALIPGRKAPTLLSADTVAQMKPGSVVIDLAAAQGGNCPLTVADQVVVAHGVTICGPTNLAGEVAADASALYARNLLDFLKLVFTKEGQFEINLEDDIVAACLMCRDGQVIRKNA, encoded by the coding sequence GTGCACATTGGTGTTCCTCTCGAAACCCAACCGGGTGAAACACGGGTTGCTGCAACCCCGGAAACCATCAAGAAGCTGATCAGCCAGGGCCATAAGGTCACGGTTCAAAGCGGCGCCGGCGTGAAAGCCAGCGTTATCGACAGTGCTTATGAAGCCGCCGGCGCCACCATTGGCAGCGCCGGCGATGCGTTGGGTGCCGAGCTGATTCTCAAGGTGGTTGCCCCCAACGACAGCGAACTCGCCCTGATCAAGAGCGGCACGATCGTGGTGGGCATGCTCAACCCGTTCAGCAATGAAACCATTGCCAAGCTGGCTGAGTGCGGCATTACCGCGTTCGCCCTGGAGGCCGCGCCGCGCACCTCCCGCGCGCAAAGCCTGGACGTGTTGTCCTCCCAGGCCAACATCGCCGGCTATAAGGCCGTGTTGCTGGCTGCGCACCATTACCCGCGCTTCATGCCGATGCTGATGACCGCTGCGGGCACCGTGAAAGCGGCACGCGTGCTGATTCTCGGTGCGGGTGTGGCCGGCCTGCAGGCCATCGCCACGGCGAAACGCCTGGGTGCGGTAATCGAGGCGTCCGACGTGCGCCCGGCCGTGAAAGAACAGATCGAATCCCTCGGCGCCAAGTTCGTCGACGTGCCTTATGAAACCGATGAAGAGCGCGAGTGCGCCGTCGGTGTCGGCGGCTATGCGCGCCCCATGCCGGCGAGCTGGATGCAGCGCCAGGCCCAGGCCGTGCACGAACGCGCCAAGCAGGCTGACATCGTCATCACCACCGCCCTGATCCCGGGCCGCAAGGCACCGACGCTGCTCAGCGCGGACACCGTGGCGCAGATGAAACCGGGTTCGGTGGTCATCGACCTCGCGGCCGCCCAGGGTGGCAACTGCCCGCTGACCGTGGCCGACCAGGTCGTGGTGGCGCATGGCGTGACCATTTGCGGTCCGACCAACCTGGCCGGTGAAGTCGCGGCAGACGCTTCGGCCCTGTATGCGCGCAACCTGCTGGACTTCCTCAAGCTGGTCTTCACCAAGGAAGGCCAGTTCGAGATCAACCTCGAAGACGACATCGTCGCCGCGTGCCTGATGTGCCGCGACGGCCAAGTCATCCGCAAAAACGCCTAA
- a CDS encoding NAD(P)(+) transhydrogenase (Re/Si-specific) subunit beta: MSMNLVTTLYLIASVCFIQALKGLSHPTTSRRGNLFGMLGMALAILTTVGLIYKLGAELATAGIGYVIVGLLIGGTAGSIMAKRVEMTKMPELVAFMHSMIGLAAVFIAIAAVVEPQSLGIVKQLGDSIPAGNRLELFLGAAIGAITFSGSVIAFGKLSGKYKFRLFQGAPVQFAGQHKLNLVLGVATLALGVTFMLTGNLGAFALMLILAFVMGVLIIIPIGGADMPVVVSMLNSYSGWAAAGIGFSLNNSMLIIAGSLVGSSGAILSYIMCKAMNRSFFNVLLGGFGNTADAGPAGAKEERPVKSGSADDATFLLTNADTVIIVPGYGLAVARAQHALKELTEKLTHHGVTVKYAIHPVAGRMPGHMNVLLAEAEVPYDQVFEMEDINSEFGQADVVLVLGANDVVNPAAKNDPKSPIAGMPILEAFKAKTVIVNKRSMASGYAGLDNELFYLDKTMMVFGDAKKVIEDMVKAVD, translated from the coding sequence ATGAGCATGAACCTCGTAACGACGCTCTACTTGATCGCGTCCGTCTGCTTCATCCAGGCCCTCAAGGGCCTGTCGCACCCGACCACCTCGCGGCGCGGCAACCTGTTCGGCATGCTCGGCATGGCCTTGGCCATCCTGACCACCGTGGGCCTCATCTATAAGCTGGGCGCAGAACTGGCCACGGCTGGCATCGGCTACGTCATCGTCGGCCTGTTGATCGGCGGTACCGCCGGTTCGATCATGGCCAAGCGCGTGGAAATGACCAAGATGCCTGAGCTGGTGGCGTTCATGCACAGCATGATCGGCCTGGCTGCGGTGTTCATTGCCATTGCTGCCGTCGTCGAGCCGCAGTCGCTGGGCATCGTCAAGCAACTGGGCGATTCGATTCCGGCAGGTAACCGCCTGGAGCTGTTCCTCGGCGCAGCCATCGGTGCAATCACCTTCTCCGGCTCGGTCATCGCTTTCGGCAAGCTGTCTGGCAAGTACAAGTTCCGCCTGTTCCAGGGCGCACCGGTACAGTTCGCGGGCCAGCACAAGCTGAACCTGGTGCTGGGCGTGGCGACGCTGGCACTGGGCGTGACCTTCATGCTGACCGGCAACCTCGGCGCCTTCGCGCTGATGCTGATCCTGGCTTTCGTGATGGGCGTGCTGATCATCATCCCGATCGGCGGCGCCGACATGCCGGTGGTGGTGTCGATGCTCAACAGCTATTCGGGCTGGGCAGCGGCCGGTATCGGCTTCTCGCTGAACAACTCGATGCTGATCATCGCCGGCTCGCTGGTAGGTTCGAGCGGCGCGATCCTCTCGTACATCATGTGCAAGGCGATGAACCGTTCCTTCTTTAATGTGCTGCTGGGCGGCTTCGGCAACACGGCCGATGCAGGTCCTGCCGGCGCCAAGGAAGAACGCCCGGTGAAATCCGGCTCGGCTGACGACGCGACCTTCCTGCTGACCAACGCCGACACCGTGATCATCGTTCCGGGCTACGGCCTGGCGGTCGCCCGTGCCCAGCACGCCCTCAAGGAACTGACTGAAAAGCTGACTCACCACGGCGTGACCGTGAAGTACGCGATTCACCCGGTCGCCGGTCGGATGCCAGGCCACATGAACGTACTGCTCGCCGAGGCGGAAGTGCCTTACGACCAGGTGTTCGAGATGGAAGACATCAACTCCGAGTTCGGCCAGGCCGACGTGGTGCTTGTGCTGGGCGCCAACGACGTGGTCAACCCGGCCGCCAAGAACGATCCGAAATCGCCGATTGCCGGCATGCCGATTCTCGAAGCGTTCAAGGCCAAGACGGTCATCGTCAACAAGCGCTCGATGGCCAGCGGTTATGCCGGCCTGGACAACGAACTGTTCTACCTGGACAAAACCATGATGGTGTTCGGCGACGCCAAGAAAGTCATCGAGGACATGGTCAAAGCCGTGGACTAA
- a CDS encoding acetyl-CoA hydrolase/transferase family protein → MYRERIRLPSLLEKVMSAENAAALIEDGMTVGMSGFTRAGEAKAVPHALAERAKVSPLKITLMTGASLGNDLDKQLTEAGVLSRRMPFQVDSTLRKAINAGEVMFIDQHLSETVEQLRNQQLKLPDIAVIEAVAITEQGHIVPTTSVGNSASFAIFAKHVIVEINMAHNPNLEGLHDIYIPTYRPTRTPIPLVKVDDRIGSTAIPIPAEKIVAIVITNQADSPSTVTPPDADTQAIADHLIGFLKQEVEAGRMSNKLGPLQAGIGNIANAVMCGLIDSPFEDLSMYSEVLQDSTFDLIDAGKLSFASGSSITLSSRRNSDVFGNLERYKDKLVLRPQEISNHPEVVRRLGIIGINTALEFDIYGNVNSTHVCGTRMMNGIGGSGDFARNAHLAIFVTKSIAKGGAISSVVPMVSHVDHTEHDVDILVTEIGLADLRGLAPRERARAIIDNCVHPDYRQALNDYFTTACALGGHTPHILRDALSWHINLEETGKMLVQ, encoded by the coding sequence ATGTACCGTGAACGTATTCGCTTGCCTTCGTTGTTGGAAAAGGTAATGAGCGCAGAAAATGCTGCCGCTCTGATTGAGGACGGCATGACCGTCGGCATGAGTGGTTTCACCCGAGCCGGCGAAGCCAAGGCCGTACCTCATGCATTGGCCGAACGTGCCAAAGTCTCGCCACTGAAAATCACCTTGATGACTGGCGCGAGCCTGGGCAACGACCTCGACAAACAACTGACCGAAGCCGGTGTACTGTCGCGCCGCATGCCGTTTCAGGTCGACAGTACCCTGCGCAAGGCGATCAACGCCGGTGAAGTCATGTTCATCGACCAGCACTTGTCGGAAACCGTCGAGCAACTGCGCAACCAGCAGCTCAAGCTGCCGGATATCGCAGTGATCGAGGCGGTGGCGATTACCGAGCAGGGTCACATCGTGCCGACCACCTCCGTGGGCAACTCGGCGAGCTTCGCGATTTTCGCCAAGCATGTGATCGTCGAGATCAACATGGCGCACAACCCGAACCTCGAAGGCCTGCACGACATTTACATCCCGACCTACCGTCCGACTCGCACGCCGATTCCACTGGTCAAGGTCGATGACCGTATTGGCAGCACTGCCATTCCGATCCCGGCGGAAAAGATCGTCGCCATCGTCATTACCAACCAGGCCGACTCGCCCTCGACCGTGACGCCACCGGACGCCGACACACAAGCCATCGCCGACCACCTGATCGGCTTTCTCAAGCAGGAAGTGGAAGCCGGGCGCATGAGCAACAAGCTCGGTCCATTGCAGGCCGGCATCGGCAACATCGCGAACGCCGTGATGTGCGGGCTGATCGACTCACCGTTCGAAGACCTGAGCATGTACTCCGAAGTGTTGCAGGACTCGACCTTCGACCTGATCGACGCCGGCAAGCTGAGCTTCGCTTCGGGCAGTTCGATCACCCTGTCCAGCCGTCGCAACAGCGATGTGTTCGGTAACCTGGAGCGCTACAAGGACAAGCTGGTCCTGCGTCCACAGGAAATCTCCAACCACCCGGAAGTGGTGCGCCGGCTCGGGATCATCGGCATCAACACCGCGCTGGAATTCGACATCTACGGCAACGTCAACTCCACCCATGTCTGCGGTACGCGGATGATGAACGGCATTGGCGGTTCCGGTGATTTCGCTCGCAACGCCCACCTGGCGATCTTTGTGACCAAGTCGATCGCCAAGGGTGGCGCGATCTCCAGCGTGGTGCCGATGGTCAGCCACGTCGATCACACCGAACACGATGTCGACATCCTGGTGACCGAGATTGGCCTGGCAGACCTGCGCGGCCTGGCACCACGGGAGCGGGCTCGCGCGATCATCGACAATTGCGTGCACCCCGACTATCGCCAGGCCCTCAACGACTACTTCACCACCGCTTGCGCACTGGGTGGTCACACCCCGCATATCCTGCGCGACGCCCTGAGCTGGCACATCAACCTGGAAGAAACCGGGAAAATGCTCGTCCAGTAA
- a CDS encoding LysR family transcriptional regulator yields MRRKIPSTAALISFEAAARHESFTKAAQELSLTQGAICRQIASLEEFLGVELFRRSRRGVKLTEAGLSYSRRVATQLDAVERDTLSVMGQQGTNVIELAVVPTFGTQWLLPRLKDFQQKHPEVTVNLTNRTRPFLFADTEFDAAIYFGDADWSGTESHRLMGENPMPVCSPGLLGKKSSLTVADIAELPLLQQTTRPYAWRQWFNSQNLNVPRDMTGPRYELFSMLAQAAMHDMGIALIPPFLIQRELAEKRLVIANPQSLASIKAYYLMIPDRKVESASLKAFRDWLVNQAQSYNLEG; encoded by the coding sequence ATGCGCAGAAAAATCCCCAGCACAGCGGCGCTGATCAGCTTTGAAGCGGCGGCACGCCACGAGAGCTTCACCAAAGCTGCCCAGGAGCTTTCGCTTACCCAGGGTGCCATTTGCCGACAGATCGCCAGCCTCGAGGAGTTCCTCGGTGTGGAACTGTTCCGACGCTCCCGACGCGGGGTCAAACTGACGGAGGCCGGCCTTTCCTACAGCCGCAGGGTCGCCACCCAACTGGATGCGGTCGAACGCGACACCTTGTCGGTGATGGGCCAGCAGGGCACCAATGTGATCGAACTGGCGGTCGTACCGACCTTCGGCACACAGTGGCTGCTGCCAAGACTCAAGGACTTCCAGCAAAAGCATCCAGAGGTGACCGTCAACCTCACGAACCGCACTCGCCCGTTCCTGTTCGCCGACACCGAATTCGATGCGGCGATCTACTTCGGCGATGCGGATTGGTCCGGTACCGAATCCCACCGCCTGATGGGCGAAAACCCCATGCCGGTGTGTAGCCCGGGCCTGCTGGGCAAAAAGTCCAGCCTGACGGTCGCCGACATCGCCGAACTGCCCCTGTTGCAGCAGACCACCCGCCCCTACGCCTGGCGCCAATGGTTCAACTCACAGAACCTGAATGTGCCCCGCGACATGACAGGACCACGCTACGAGCTATTCTCCATGCTTGCCCAGGCCGCCATGCATGACATGGGCATCGCTTTGATTCCGCCGTTCCTGATTCAGCGCGAATTGGCCGAGAAGCGCCTGGTCATTGCCAACCCCCAATCGCTCGCGAGCATCAAGGCGTATTACCTGATGATTCCCGATCGAAAGGTCGAATCAGCCTCCCTGAAGGCATTTCGCGACTGGCTGGTGAACCAGGCACAGAGCTACAACCTAGAAGGGTGA